The Coffea arabica cultivar ET-39 chromosome 10e, Coffea Arabica ET-39 HiFi, whole genome shotgun sequence region AGAGTGGGTGATACGTTGTATGAATTAAGTTGAAATTGTGCAATACACACCCGCCAATTCACTCCCACTGTTTCTTTTCTTAGCATCCTTGTGCTGTTCCATCCATATAACTGAATTATCAAGATTAAGAATAAGCTAAATTAAGTTGCAATAACATTTGTGGTACTGATATGTTTTCTTAGGTGGGAAGTCTTGCTTCTTTTGTAGCCACGCAAAAATTTTTAGTCTCCAAGTATTCATGAAACCAAGtgattttgaatttcaattcAACCATTTATCTTAGTCtttttgcttttgcttgttGAGCAATAGCACATGTTTCCTGTGTACAATATGGCTACAGACACAATGGTCTACCTTGTTAATAGCTCTATTGTTCTGTAGGTGGGGGTGTCCTCCTAGCAAATTCCCATGGACATACTCATCCAAGGAAACGTGCTACCTACTGAAGGGAAAGGTTAAAGTCTATCCTGACGGATCTGAGGAAGTTGTGGAAATTGGTGCTGGTGACTTGGTTGAATTCCCAAAGGGTATGAGCTGCACTTGGGATGTCTCAGAGGCTGTGGACAAGCATTACAGCTTCGATTAACTGCAGTCTCGATGCATAAGGCTCTGCAAGTTTTACCAGCCTATGATTACTAGCAAAATGGATATTCAACAGTGATTATTACTTGTCTACGTAGTCAAGCATGCTTCTGCAGTTGTGATGCTACTAAAATgttgaaattacatgaaatctCTAATCCCAGAAAAGCAAAAATTGCAACTGGATACCGTGTAACTAGTTTGTTGAATGTAGTGCAAAAATTGCAACTGGATACCGTGTAACTAGTTTGTCGAATGTAGTGTTTGGACGCTGGTTTTGTATCAAGGAAGGCAGACTGCGGATAAAAGAAGATATCTAGAATTTTTATAGTTACCGATATGATGCCTTGAGAATGTTAGAATACTGTCCGAACTGAGGACTTGTACCTGGACTTCCAAATTGAGGATAGATTCTACTTACTGTGCATCATAGATGAGTTACTCTCTCTTGACCAAAGCCCAAAGCTTTTTGGCAAATTTTTACTAACCCTTAAATGCGAGAAAAACTTCTAGAGATGGTGGGAAGGTATATTAAATGCGAGGAAAAGACCACAAGGAGAAGACCACATTACACTGACAGCAAACATAATCTGACAAATTTCGAAAGCCAGAAATGCATGCTAGTTCAAAAGAAAATGTGGGGATCATATGTCAATCTTAGATCATGCAAAGACAGAGTGGCTGGAGTTTCAAGAAGAGCAATTAGGCAATGATGAAAAGCACAGAACAGGAACAGGTCACCAGATGCACAACCACAAGTGAAGACCACCAGACGAAAGAGTGGTGATGACCAACACGGATACGGATGTACCTACTGCATTGGCCGGAGCAGGCTTAGGATTGACATAGATAATCCAACCTAAGGAAAAACTTTTGGTACAATGTAACTTTTAAGATCAATAACGTTTTGAGAATTCATGGGATTAATCCCATACGCAATATTAAATCTCCTAAGCCTATCCCGTCCAAATGGACATAGATAATCCATTGGGATTTAGGCTCAATTACCACCTCTCCTCTCATTACAACTTTATTGTGACCTTATAGAATGAAGTAAATATGCGCAAAATCCATCACCAAAACTCTGCATAAATGACCATAAATTGATTTCAAAaaatagtcaaaaggtcaaGTAAAGAGGAAAGACAGAGTGTTAATAAGACATGCAAGGCTAATATTTTGGGCTGTTTGAACAGAATATTATTtgatatattatttaaaataattattatagtatTTTTTGTGGTGTGAACAGATTAGAAAACGTATCTGTGACCCAATGCATTACTTGTTACCAAACCGAAAGTAAGTAGGGAAAATTGTCTTAAATTTTCTGACCTTGATTTTGGACTACAGTAACTGCGCAGGGACGAGAATCCGCGTTGACTTCCAATTGGTGTTCCTACTTCGAAAGCAGGGGAAGTATATTAAAGAACGCCAAGCCAAGGACATGTAGCGAATAAATATTCAAAAGATTAATtactacatttttttcttgggtTAATTTCACATACCTCTCCTGAGGTTTTTAATAATTACAGAAAATTCCCCTCAAATTccaaaaattacacctacctcccCTATTTTTACTATTTAAGTGACATTTTAGGCCCAAAAAACTatacattttttcaaaattcctataacacccttgagctataattcacaacaaaaacataaagaaaaaaatggtttaCAGTCTctattttatttatcttttccTGCTATCACTATTACTTGCCTATCAACATCCAAATCACCATTAAATAAacactaatttttgttttaatgttTCTCTTTTACCTAAAAATTTCTGGTGCAGACTATTATATCAACTATAAAATGCTACATTAGATGCCCAAAAAATTACCTATAATCTCATATCAATATCAAATTTTACTTAATACATAATAATATTCATTAATATccctaaattttaattttatgacGGCCACCTTTTTAATACAGAATAATAAAAACCATCATTGCTAATATCAATAGCCAATATTCTTCATTAGCACatagttcaaaatcaatcaaattctctCTATAGAAATAACATCAATAATTGTATATCAAAAATAGAAACACAATACAGttataaatatatatcaagAACACTTTTTTTCATGACAACCATAATAGTATAACTTATATTTAGTTCCTATTCCACTTCctgttcttaatttttttttttaccactgTGACTATCTTCATCTCCATTTAGTTTGATAATGAAATTAGCACTCAATTTGTCATTTGacaatttcaatttgctaatgcctataaaaaattggaaacaaaaatgGGTGCAAGAAAATTATTTAATAATATTGAAAAATCGAGAATTGGGAATAGATACCAAGATATATAATGAAATTAGCACTCAATTTGTCATTTGacaatttcaatttgctaatgcctatcaaaaattggaaacaaaaatgGATGCAGGAAAACTatttaataataatgaaaaatcGGGAAGTACGAATAGATTCCAAGATATATAAGTATTGGTGCTTTAGTGTGTGTGATAATTTTATTAGTGACGATAGTACACATTtgattgataataataaataaattagtttgaaaGGAAAACAGATGTAAGAGAAAGAGAATAGATAGTTAAATAGGAAAAACGGTAGTTTAAATTATTGGTTGATAATAAATGAGAGAGTTTTAATATTTGATAGAGTTTTTTAATGAGTTGATAATTAATGAAGGGCATTGTTGTCTTTTTATTAtatcaagggaggtttctgtaATTATGTAAATCTCAAGGGTACCGAGTGAAATTGTTGAAAATCAAAACCTCAAcctcagggaggtttctgaaattatccttttttcttttgggggTGGCGGTGGGCGCTGTCGGGGTTGGTTGGTTCATCCATGGCAAGTGTGACGAAGCATATGATACCCCAAATTCTATTGTTCGTTGTTTGCGTCGTGATATTTAATCATACAGCAAAGATTGAGCAGCAAAAACAGCAGCGGCCGCCTGAGACTGAGGAGACACCGGTAACAGCAGCAAAAAGTGCGACAATGACCACAACTTCTGACCTTGATACTGTCCCAGAGGGGTCTGGTGGGGATGTGAAGGAGATATTCGGAGTGAGGATCGAAAGGAACCCTTCTCAATTCAAGCTTGATGAGCTTAGCGTCACCTCCTGGCCCACGTACGTTTCTCTCTTTATTCCCTTCAATCCTCCAAGATACATAACTGCAGATACAGTTACGCAGTTGCTCGATTGACCGCTATTGACATTAGTTTAAGAACTTGTCCTGCTTCTACCCCTATTGAGATTGTAAGGgtcaggaattttttttttattcgagTTCAATTAACCTAATCTCGtagattttccctttttatttcTCGCAACTGTGAGGGTtctttcatttaaaaaaaaaaaaaaaaactttttttcttttgttatttacGTTTTGCGCTTCTGTGCTGAGCTATTCTTCAGCTGTTATTATCAATAAGATGGTTCCTTTGGTAACGTATTATTGGTTTTAGTTGTTGGTAGGGTGTGGAGAGATTAGGGAGGAGCTTCTATAAAAATTAAGCTAAAGCAGACGGGTACAGACATTTTGTGATTCCACTTCTCCGTTCAACTGCGATTCCAATAGCAAACCTGTCTACATACATCCTATCATGTCTGGATTTGAGTTTCTACTTTCTTCTTGGCATACCACCCTCAGTGTTGATTTTTCACTTTTCGACCAGGTGTTTTGCGTGAGACTGATGTCCATTTTTGCAGAAGTTCAGAGTAAGAGCCTCATTAAGCAATTTGATCTCACCTGGAAGCCTTTGAGCAATACTAGTTATAACTTTTCCTGTTTCCTATATCAGAATAGATATAAAGGTCCTTTGAGAAGGCCGCCAGACATGACATGTTAATGGGATAGTGTATAGTTTCTAGAACAAGAAATTCCAGATAAGAACGGGTAAGGACGAAATTTTCTATGGGGCAgaaaaaaatggcttcaaaTCCGCTAGGGGGGAAATAGGTATTCTTTATGGGGTTCGTGCCAGTGGAGTAGGATGGAATGCAAGAAATCAGGAATATTTATCATTTATGCATGGGGATTGACAATTTGGGGATGACTGAGAAAGAACTTTGCCTATTCTATAGGGGGTGTCTAAAGAGACTGTATAAAGGACTGTCAGATATACAGACCGATTAGACCAAAGGGACTGTCAGATATGTGGAATAGGATATATTAGGTTATAAAAAATGTTATcgttgcaacaaaaaaaaaagaaaagagaaagagcaACTTATGGATTGTCCTATAAGTTGCTCAATAACCAACCAAAACTTGCCAACTGGATACAACAATATTACCTATCAAAGTTTGAAATTCTTTACATTAATAGCAATTACTTCAAcatggatgatttttcttaaaaaattaaaaatgctTGGTTTACTAAAGCAATTTATCAAGCACTTGATACAACAATTTGTCATTTTgggtattttaattttttctaaaaatgaaaaCCATGGATTTTTATACACATACAACACTACATTAACAAAATATTAGAACAAATAATTTACAAACTCAGAGAACAGATgactaatttttattaaaattgcAACTTTATAAGAAATCATATACACCAGAACTTGGCAAAAACGGCATGagttttgcaaatacattctaaaaaaatttcatcGCAGATGTGGTGTatttttccaaatcacaaaacCCATTCACAAACAATCTCAAGAGCTTTAGATTTTCTTTCATACGTCTTCAATGATTACTTTCTCCCATTCATATGTCTTCAATGATTATGCCCTCCAATTGTAGATTTATGCCTAATAGATGGAATAGTGAGTGTAATTTGGTTTTGAATCAAGAAGGTGGAGAATATGCATTGGAagaatttcttttccttttttatgattCCCTTTTGTGCTTGCAAAATATGTCTGAAACTATTAAATATGAAATATTGTTGTTTaggtgcaaatcaagaaaacTTCCCTTCTGGGTTTCTAGAGGGTGGATGCTATGTGGTGGGGCAGGAGGGAAAGTGGGAAAGAAGTGAGGTGAAGAATCATATGATTTTTTTGGTTATATAAAATGATAAATATCAAACTGTGTCACTAGACCCATTAATTATCTAGTTCGCAAGTATTAATTGGTTATTGTGCAACTTATAGGATAATCCATAAGTTGCTTAATGACCATACTAAAGCTTGCCGGCCGATGTTGGTGCAACTAAGCTTGGCTCCTATTCTTCTGCCTAATTCCACTGTATCACAGGCTGATAGAATATGCAGAGGCAGTGGATTGTTCATCAAATTGCAAGGAATAAGCTTAGACATCACTGGAGAAGGTAGTGGGTAGAGCAAATTGATCTGCAAAAGCAACAAAAAAGAACCTAACTAGCTATTTTAGAGGTAGGAGATCATCAATGGGTTAATGTTAAATGACACATTCTTGAGTGTAAAGCTGTAAACAAATCAAGCCGCTTGTGAACCGGCTTGGTCAAAGCTTGACTCGAGTTCGGTCAACATTGAACTCAAGTCGAGTTTGAGCTGATCAagttgagctcgagctcaaaaaaACTCAGCTCATTAGTTCGTGAGCCGctggattatatatatatatatatatatatatatatatatatatttcctcTATCCTattgaaagtgtcatacttttcttttttagttgtCCTAAAATGTTTGTCATGTTTGACATTTCTAACTACTTTATACTATGAAATTTCTCTTATGCCCTTCATTAATGATGCATAAAGACAAATATGATGAGATTGTTTTCTACTTTGACCAACACATAATTAAGGGCAAAAGtggaacaaaagaaaattttttttggtggaGTGTACTATGCATAAAAAGTACATATCCCCAAACATGACTAAATatatgggacggagggagtatatgtttatttagtttttattttaatagtgaaattacatatatattcttaatatttttattcattttttaaaataaaatagttattttttattttttaaagctCGAGTAGACTCGAACTCGAACTTGACTCTGCTCGAATTTGTGGTTAAGATCAAGCTCGAACTTTACATTGAAAACTTGTTGACCGTGAGCTCAAACTTGGTAAAATTGAGTCGATACTCGACTCAATTAGCCCAAAACTCAACTAGACTCGACTCCTATGCAGCTCTACTTGAGTGGTTAACATAACAATTTGCCCAAGTTTGACAATATATCTTATATGTGAACTGTGAAATTTTTCATGCTTGAGCAAAAAGTACTCAATATGCAGACAATCGTGCTACATGATGTAAAATATGTGTTATGATCAACtgctttcttctttttgctGGTATATGACATCAGAAAATGTTTCTGTCTGGGTAAAAAGCGTGAAACATTCTGGGACATTGAAAAATATCAGTTTTTGCAAGTTTGTATAAGTGCACCTTTCTCCACAAA contains the following coding sequences:
- the LOC140015342 gene encoding uncharacterized protein — encoded protein: MASVTKHMIPQILLFVVCVVIFNHTAKIEQQKQQRPPETEETPVTAAKSATMTTTSDLDTVPEGSGGDVKEIFGVRIERNPSQFKLDELSVTSWPTWTGNPSQIPWTFAAKETMYLLEGKVKVYCDGHDDFFEIGAGDLVEFPKGMKITWHVIEAVKKHYNLDK